The Helianthus annuus cultivar XRQ/B chromosome 15, HanXRQr2.0-SUNRISE, whole genome shotgun sequence genomic sequence ATGACTTGTAATCTTGTACCATTGCACAGACCGTTTTTCTGATCAAGGTTACGTAAAAGCATGATGGGAACACCAACTTTTAATACCAACTTATGATTCGGCATTCCTGAAACTTTGAGACCATTTAGAACATCGGGGGGGGGGTAAACATTGTGTCGAATATTGTCATTTACATTCTCAGATTGGCAGATAGAATCTAAACTTAGATACTCTTTATGATCACCAGGAAACATTGCTAATAAGGTATCATTTATCTCGTTAACAACATCATTCTTTGGAGCAAGTATGGCTCtttcttgaaaataatttggatcATTGAACGATTCAAGTATTGAAGGATACACAAAGTTGATCAGACTACCGATAGGGTTAGTCGAATCAGTAATCAACAGTTCTTGAGGTATATCAATAACAGCTTCCCCGTCGTTGCGACCACCAAGTTTTCCCTCGCCAATATCCAAAAGCCATTTAGCAAACTGTTTCGTCTTGTCAATATCACCATCATTCATGCCAACAGTTAGCCTCATGTTTTTTGTTAGCGTTAGTAACTTGCAGTTATTCCATATATATGACGAACTCAGTGAAGCATTCACGATATCTTGTCTAGAGCCATTTGGAACAACAGAAAGAATCTGTCTAAAGTCACCACCAAATACAATTACCTTTCCTCCAAATGGTAAAGCTTCGCTATTTGAACAATCAGGCATCAATATATCTTTTAAGGTTCTATCCAATGCTTCAAAGGCATGTTTATGAATCATTGGAGCCTCATTCCATATAATAAGTTGTGTTTTTTTAAAAAGATACGCAACTTCAGATCCAGGCTTCATGCGGCAAATAGAATCCTCATTTAGATTCAGAGAGATGGAGAACCGAGAATGGGATGTACGACCTCCTGAAAGTAACAAAGAAGCTATACCACTTGAAGCAACATTTAAAACAATTTCAGAATTACTCTGAATTGCTGCTGACAATGTCTTCCAAAGAAAGGTCTTACCGGTGCCACCATATCCGTAAAGAAAAAACACACCCCCTTTGTTCGTTCTAATAGATTCAATAATCTGATAAAAAACATTACGTTGCTCATCTGTTAAAAGTAATAACATACTATTCAACTCATCTTCCATAGTATTTTGGTCATAAGATAACTCCTCGTTGATCAATCGATTGTTAGAGGAAGAAATAGACTCATCATCAGGGTAAGGCATATTTGAATAGTTTCTCAGCGATGAGTTATTACGAAGTAAGAACTTCTCAATCTCTAACAATGCCAAATTCTTTATTTCTTCACCAGAGTAATGTaaatctgcaaaaaaaaaaaaaagtagaagatgTATAATACAATAATCAGTACATTTGaatattaaaatataatttagtaAATATGATATAAATGAATTTGAAGGGTAAATAATCAACATTTTTTTTGATAAATGATGTTTTTTGTTTATTTCATTGAAATAATAAACTTATAAACAGAAAATATTTAAATTGATAAATATTTTACTTGAGTAAATAGATAACatgcaaaaaataaaaaaagacatACCATCAACATGTAAATGTTTTTCTTGTCTATATAAAATGTCATCTGATAAATACGTCCATGTCTTATCCCATACAAAATCTGGTCCAGACAAACTACCGGACATCAGCATTGTTCCAAATAACGTACGTAGATAAGTAGCGCTTCCATACACATTAGCTTCTTTAATAGCTTCAACGTACTCGTTGTCATAATCCAAAAGCCCTAGCGCATAACATGCGTCCCTGAAAGTTGGATACAAAGTACCATTTATAGTACAAATATTTGATAGAACCAACTTGATTGCACCATTCAACATTAATATGCGCCTGCTATCTTTTTAAGAGCTTTTTACTATATGGAACAACATATCTATTGTCTACGTTGACGCTTGATTTAACAACAGATACGCCAGAATCCCTTCTACGATAAACTGGAAATCCTTTTTTTATCCAAACATGTTTCGTTAACAAATTTTTTAGGAAACTTCTTGGAACACTTACGATCGATCATGCAAGGACAATTCATATTGAGAGCACCACACGGACCATGAATCATGTAGTCTGCCACAAGTTTATATAACTCTGGATCCTCGGCTATGTCTGGAATTTCGGCAGAAATGATGGTCAACCGATAGTATCTTGTTGTCAGGATGCATGAATACACATATGTGTGCATGAGGAAGTCCGCGTTTTTGAAATTCAACAGTATAGACAACTACAGAGTACAATAACAAAAGTATCATATATTAGAAAAATTATATAACTAACTCATATTATCAACAATAAACATAGATTAATAATAATactattaataaaaaataaagtaacATTATTTAAAAACTTTACCCTTTAAATGTTAACGTATAAAATAAACATACCAGAATTAACTCTGCCCAGCAAGTTGCCTTCTTTCAAGTCTTTTGTTATGGAATCCAGTTTTATCTTGAAAATTCGACACAAAATGTCTGGTCTATCTTCAGGCCTTATGGTGGTATCTTTTAAAAACCTTTGAACTTCCGGCCATTTTGGATTACATGTAATAGTAATGAAAAAATCTGGATACCCAAACCATTTGCACAAAGACATTGCATCTAAGTAATTTTGCATCATATATCGAGAACCGCTAGTGAACGAAGAAGGAATAAAGATACGTGTTCCAATTTTTGACATATCTTTTTTGCCAGAATTATTTGCATTCTGTATATTCTGAAAACTTTCTGACCTCAAATGGGTTTGTTGTCGCCGTATGTAAAACAACCTTTCACTCTCAATCATAGTGTAAGCATCAACAACAAATTGCTGGAAAAGACGTTTTGCATTATGAATAACAGAAAAGTTATCGACACGATCTTGTAATCTATATGCAAAGAACTCACGCATAGTACACATTGGACGTTTGCTTTTTGTGTCTAGATTCAGACCTCTATGAAGAATGCCAACCCTGTACATATCTTCTCCATATGGAAATAGAAGAGGGTATTGTAGAGAAAGATAAGAAGGATGTAATTCACTTATGCGCTCAAGTCGACCAGATTTGGTTTTCACAACTATATCACGATTTTCAACAGCTTGAGTAAAATCTCCAATAACTAATGCAGCAACTTCAGAAGCTTCAGGAAGATTATATGTTCTATCATCTTTGGATCTTTTACCAATAAGACGAAGCTTCAAATCAACGTAAGGGTTTTCATTGAAACAGTTTCTAGCTTGTCTATAACTTTGCACCAAAGCGTTGTGAGTGTCTAACATAACTTTGAGTTCCTCAATGATCTGAACATCAAAAGCGTTCACCATTATTGAAAACGAAGCGTTTGAGCCCCTGTATAAAAACAAACAGTATGGATTAATAATGTTTACATCTGTATTACTAAAATTAATagcatataaaattaaaaaaaatatattaaaatataaaattaataaGACATAAAGACATATCCAACAGCATTTTGTCGATTAAATATTTCATTATTTGTGTCGTATATATACAACTGGCTGAATTTTGGCATAGGTAACATACTACCAATATTATGATAATTTTGACCACTTAATCGAAAGATGTAAGGCGCATTTCCACGGTTGATACTTTTGTCAATCCTTCCTCCCATAGATGTAAATGAAAACATAGAATTATAACGGCGAAtgtatttttgaaaaaatttgctTTTCGCATTGGCGCCAACATATAGATCTTTCAAAATATCTGGAGGCTGTTTTAAATCTGGTAACAACACTTTACCATATGAACAGCAAATTGAATAGTTAACTTTATTTCGCTTTTTTTCTCCCCTATCCGCCTCTGCTTTCCAAATCTTTGCGTTACATGATCCACAAACGATGATCTGGTCACCATGATCCAAGTAGTCTgtatttttgttttttacttAAAAGATTAATATTAAACGTTTAAAATCTATGttgataaaataaaatataaaaaacaatatGTAAAGCAGTAATAAATAAAGGAGGATCGGCTTTACCTTTTGAAACTCCTTTTAAATGTTGATTTATAATATGAGGAACATCGTTATCATCATCTGCTGTCAAATCAA encodes the following:
- the LOC118487462 gene encoding uncharacterized protein LOC118487462; translation: MVNAFDVQIIEELKVMLDTHNALVQSYRQARNCFNENPYVDLKLRLIGKRSKDDRTYNLPEASEVAALVIGDFTQAVENRDIVVKTKSGRLERISELHPSYLSLQYPLLFPYGEDMYRVGILHRGLNLDTKSKRPMCTMREFFAYRLQDRVDNFSVIHNAKRLFQQFVVDAYTMIESERDACYALGLLDYDNEYVEAIKEANVYGSATYLRTLFGTMLMSGSLSGPDFVWDKTWTYLSDDILYRQEKHLHVDDLHYSGEEIKNLALLEIEKFLLRNNSSLRNYSNMPYPDDESISSSNNRLINEELSYDQNTMEDELNSMLLLLTDEQRNVFYQIIESIRTNKGGVFFLYGYGGTGKTFLWKTLSAAIQSNSEIVLNVASSGIASLLLSGGRTSHSRFSISLNLNEDSICRMKPGSEVAYLFKKTQLIIWNEAPMIHKHAFEALDRTLKDILMPDCSNSEALPFGGKVIVFGGDFRQILSVVPNGSRQDIVNASLSSSYIWNNCKLLTLTKNMRLTVGMNDGDIDKTKQFAKWLLDIGEGKLGGRNDGEAVIDIPQELLITDSTNPIGSLINFVYPSILESFNDPNYFQERAILAPKNDVVNEINDTLLAMFPGDHKEYLSLDSICQSENVNDNIRHNVYPPPDVLNGLKVSGMPNHKLVLKVGVPIMLLRNLDQKNGLCNGTRLQVIRLGGLLKQKLFLGQSLSKVGLFLKQPVFTHGQLYVAASRVKSMDGLRMLILDADGNVTNKTTNVVYKEIFSNL